The Astyanax mexicanus isolate ESR-SI-001 chromosome 4, AstMex3_surface, whole genome shotgun sequence genome segment ATGTGACTTTGTGTAGTTTCTTGTATTGAGATCCATAAGAAATCCATATTTCCTGCAGATTGTGAGGTAACTTTTCAACAATTGGATTAACACCCCTTGATGTGTCCAAGTATGAAAGTCCCAACAAGTAGCCTTCTGACTTTGCAGACTCCAGTTCAAGCAATAAAACTCCAAGCTCTCTAAGGTTTAGATGATCTTTGTTGCTGAGTTTATGGAAGTTTTCAATTTTGTCAAGAAGGGCCTTTTCAACAACTTCAGGGGATCCCTAGGTCTCTTCTTATCTCTCCCAAGCTTTCTTGAGACCAATATCAGGATACCTGACATGCACAGCTCGGATTCTCTTTACATACTCAGCTGACTGATGTCCAAGCCACTTCATCAAAAGATATAGTTCCTCACTTGGAGATTGGCATTTAAGAACGAAGTCTTCCAAGCCCATTAATTTTCTGGGCGATCGTCGAACCTGAGGAGCCCCGAACTTAACAGCTCACGACAGATGAGGAATTTGGCAATGTCACTTACTGCGGTGTCTTCATGTGGAGCAGGATGTGTCTGAGAAGCTGTATAAGCTTGTGCAGGAGGATGCTGATCTGTAGGATGTGTTAAAGGTTGCtgattcttttctcttttcagaCCTTTGGGATGTGATGTGGCCTCTTGAGCTGCACTTTCACCATAATATGAGAGACTGGGCATAGGTGGTTCAGAGCCTGCCTGCACTTGATGAGCCTCATCTTCCTGTTTGACATAGCTTTTTTGAGGAATGGGTGAAGGTGGTGGGCACCGGTGTGCTTGTGTTTGAAAATGCTGTTCTACGTAATTGCTGGTGTGCTCTTTTGGATCTACTGCAGGTAGATCAATTGAGGTGTTCTTCTGACTTCCATCAAAGTTGAGCTCTGCAGCCTCCTCAAATACTTTTGCTTCAGCCAAAGCAGCAGCGACCTCTTTTTCTTGTTGAATAGCCATCAACGTACCTTAAAAACGTACAAATCTTTTCTAGTCTAACAGCTGTTTCTTTGTCGATGAAACTGGCTCGTGCACGTGCTGCCTCTGCTCTTGCTCGAACTTGAGCAGCAGCCATACTAGCAGCAGATCTTTTTGAAGCCAAAGATGAGCTAGAGGTGACTGACCTCATCTCATGAGTTTGCTGTCCCTCTGTTTTGTCTGCTCCTTCCATAACTATCAACTTCTACAAGGCTGATGTATAGATGAATGCTTCACCACTAATCCTGTGTTAGGTGCCCGCTTTGCAGTGTTTTTTCACTATTCTGTCCTTATTGCCTGTAGcttagcacaacttgacagataGCTAAACAGTTGGGGTTGAATAAAGAGCTGGAccaaaggtgtttcagtttcttcagTGTTTAATTTATCCAGATTCCCAATTTCTTTTTgtgaaactgcaaacaaacatcaCATATCTTAAGTTTAGGAAAAAACATCAGTACAATTACAAAATACACCAATATACTAGCAAAGCACCCTGCCCTGTATCCACAAAGAATCTAACATTACCAACAGCTCACAAATGTGTTCAATATTCTGCTCATCCACATCTCAAAACAAAATATACAAAGCTTTACTCACAAACAGTGATGTCCAAGGCACACAAAGTGAGGATGGAGAGAGATGAAGCCACCTGcttcatcacacacacagctcaatcTAAAATGGCTGTACTGACCTTTAAACCTCATCATGTGATTTAACTAGCAAATCAGACTTAATCAAAGGAACAGTTGACAAACATTAGcagtgccatctagtggctgAGATATAAAACAACAGTCAGAACAACAGTGTAAAATgagtttaattatattcaaatagGTATTAGGTTAATGCAGAGAATTGGTAAGTCAAGGTAATGCACTTTATGTGGGTGTATTTAGgtttattatattactattattattattattattattcaaaaacttaaaatatacaatttggTAAACAAAGACACTTTAGTAAACGAattccctaactccctaaccaaaggTCTCAGATAGCccaaaatgtgtcaatctgtctgtctagTCGCCCTAATAAACCTACTTATACCGAGAAATACCTAGGTCGGGGTATTTattcgttacattttgaatggggagctatgaagagaatgacactcgacttttgagGGGGTTCCCTATCTCACATTGCTTCCAGATTTtggcaacacccccccccccccccccccccccattttctgGGATGCTGAACACAGCTATGCAGGCCCCATGTAGGTCCGACCTATGGAACTATGCCAAACATATTTAGATTTGGATCACAATTCCAGTATATAAGACTACACTGAAATATTTTGGAATCGGGATGTTGAATGTTaaatgatttgaccaaattaaataaAGCCCAATGTTGCAAGATTCCTCACAGATGGGGAAATAATTGGAAATGGCATGGTGTCATATAGGTGTGATGTAGAATGCTGTCCAATTCCAATATTTTTCAACAACAAACACGCATATGACTTGatagtttaatttattaaaaatgaaaaactgcaCAAATCAATTtgtcattataaatatatatatatatatatatatatatatatatatatatatatatatatatatatgtgtgtgtgtcaaaaaATAGAACAGGTGTACAAGTGACTGAAAATCCTGAGTGCAACACTATATACACATTTCAATTGCACAATGCTATATACATGTGCAAATaatctacagtgtgtgtgtgtgtgtgaagtctagTAGGCGACAGTacaggtacagaatgagttgtggTGCAGGGTGAAGTAAAGTGCCGCGTGCAGTGAGTTCATATGAGATGGCAGAGGGGTAGGTTGTTATCCAGGAATTCAAGTATTCAGCCAGTCCAGTCCAACAGTTTCGCCTCCAAGTCCCTCGTCACTGAGAACACCGTAGTCCCAAAGTAGTTCCTCGTTGACCTGAATGTCCGTTAGCGCGAGGAAAATGGGATGCCATCTTGTTCCCTCTGTGAGTGGGAGTTTGAACATGTGTGGCTTCACATTTGGACTTCTCCTTGAATGGTTCATCCAACGACCAAACGTGTCCTGGTGTGGGTGACACTGGCATGGAGAATGTTGGGCGTCTATGCAGAACTTTTCCCCACGTCCCGCAAAGAAGAAGACGTAACAGGCTTCGTTGAAAAGCTGTTGCATTCTCCGATTCTCTTCTTCTTGGGTGACGTACTCTCCATGGTAGTCGCAGACCACCTCTCCCTTGGAAAAGGGCATTGTCGCAATCACCCCTTCAAAAGAGAATAAGACATAGTGGTTAGGGTGGTACTATTAAAAAGAATTAATGGTAAGGGtggtaatataaaaaatgttaatgGTTAGGGTGgtaatataaaaaatgcaaacaaatattaaaatatgacacGTTTAATAGAATCCTGGCATAATATCAAATGGCCTTACCTTTGTTCTTTGGTGGCCCAAAGTCTTTCAGGCAAAGTCCTTTCCAAGACTGTTCCTGAATACGGCGGATAATGTCTGGACTCTTGATGTGCTCCTTTACAGGGAGCCAAGACTTGACCACATCCATGGCGCTTGGACAGTTGGCCGACCAGTTCTCAGCACGGAGCCGATGGTATACCCTGGCCTCTGAGGGGCGGTTCCTGAACTTGCACTTatctgtgaaaaagagagaggacatTGTAGTTGGTTAGAACGTGAGCATGTGACAGAAATATAGTTATGGATTATTTTATTACTTGTGTAACAGAGTAgtaataattgagtttatttgttatcacttttttttgttttaattagcttGGAGTCCCAGTTCCTCTGCCCAGAGGGTGGGTGTGTGGCCATTGTTGACAGCCTTCAGCGTCATTATGGCCAGCACCACCCTTATTTgcgggtaaatatttttttttgtacatatatttatgtaaaacaaatgGCTCTAAATTgatactatttttttcttcttcttcttcttcttcttgcatcTTATATGTAGATAAGACTTGTTGCCCAGAGACCGTGTGTtgataaaagagagaggaagtcATTACCCAAGATATATTGGATGCGCTGTTCCCGCTGGACTGTCCTCCATTTGTTGTGAAAGTAACGGAAGGATTCACAATCAAATCCACCGCCGACAATTTCCTCACATGTGGGTGTCGTGGCATGAACAGTCACCGGAAACAGGTCAAGAAAACTAAGCCAGGTGGACTTAGCCCTCCGCTTCCTTGCAATCGAAGAGGATGAAGGGGAGTGGTCCCTCTTTGGAGCCTGTGGCTGTCCAGTTGCCTGTCCCACAGCATCTGAGCAGGAAGGCTGCTCATCATCCCCCTCTTCAGAACCTGCAGCAGAGCTAAAAGATGGGGCGAGTGTTATAAAGACCAATCCATAAGTACAAACAACAACAGTGAAAAAACAACAGCGTTTGTTATATAAGATGCCTTGCTTAAAATTACCTCGGCTGGCAACTGCTGGCAGGGGCAACTGCTGGCAGGGGGGCAACTGGGGCAACTGCTGGCAGGTCGGTCCCTGAAGCCTGTGGATACCTGTGTTAACAAAAGACACACAATGttattataaagctatatgtgGAGCAGTGCTTTTTAATGAGCCTTTAATCTGATGGACTTACAGTTCCCATAGCCGCTTCATATCATTAGGTAGATTCACCACAGGAACTCCTTTCTGGCTCAGAAAGAAGATGCCTCCATCATGAACATCGGGACTGGACTTTTTGACACGCCATGACCTGATGTGAGTGAAGTACATCTCCAGCCACTGtattgaaacaaaaaataaaaaaggaacattgttCATTTATTGTCTTTGACAAACTACATTcaaaactgaatttaaaattgtatatctataacacatatatatatatatatatatatatatatatatatatatatatatatatatatagtacagtacaTTTTGTACCTCTTCATGTTGGGGAGTCAGGCTGATGTCAAAGTGTTCAAGGAAAATGCCACTGGTTGATGGGGTTCGAGAAACCCAATGCTCTACCTGTATGGGTGAAAAAATTATATCTTCATTAGCCAGTTTGTCTTTATAAAAAATTTTAGAGAAATGCAAAGCATTAAGGACAGCAAGAAAAGCTAccttgaagttcagcacagcacTCTCTGCCAGTTGATGCTCCTTCAGGAGTATCGCCTCACAGACGTACCGGAACAGTGTCTGCTGACTCTCTTCCACCTGTTGTCCCATTCCCAGTCTACAGCTGATATCGAGGACGCCAGATTTCGCTGACTCGAGTACTTGGTCGTAGTCAGGCGTTGAAGATCTATCATGAGAGATAAACATGAAAGAccgaaaaaaaacacattagaataTAGACAtgcaaataaatatgaacttgtaacTAACAGTGCTATTTAGAAAGTGCCACTCACTCGTCAGCAGCAGCCAAGTCCAAGCGAGTGGCCATGGGCACGTTCGGACTGCTAGCCCTCAACTCTCTCAGGAGAGTAATGGCTTTTATCCTCTGTGCCATCTGGATGTATCTCTCCCTGGCCTGGTCGGACAGGTCCCGATGGCAGCTGGTCAGATGGCGGTCAAGACGAGTCTTCTGATACCCACATCCCGGAACAGGACACGGAGATGTCAGGATCGACACTTTCTGATTCGCCAGCTGAATCAGGATCTTCTTCTCCTCTACGTTTTCCACGTGATGTACTGTGGAAAGGTGCGCAGAGATGGAGGACAGCATCTTCTTGCAAACTGGACAGGGAGCCATCTGAAATAAATgagcacatttttaaacataggACAAATAAATTGTGCTATCCAGCGCTTTGGAGAAGTTGAAAAGTGTATTTTACGCCAAAATGcctatcaataaataaatatataagttaacCGAAACTCATGACAACAACATTTTTTGAAACACACATTAACTTATTGCCAATTCATACCTTGAGTCAACCTGCTTTCTATGttgtacaatttaaaaaattgttaaGCTAAAAACTAGCTTTAACTATAATTACATAAGGTAACTTGCATTTTGACGTTTTAAATTGCCTGGTCAATTCAGCTAaatttattctgcattttctgttTAGCTAGACACCAGTTTAAGGATAGCATCATAATCTATTAGTGCTAGGTAAATTTTACTCACCAGAGCTTCTTGATCCTTGATCAGCAACAGAGAACAAGCAGTCGGCAGTGTAGCTTCAGCGGTGTGTTCCTGGATCAGCAGCGGAGATTCAGCAGTCTGTTCCTCCAGTCTGTAGGGAAAGAAGTGAACTAGTGAAGAAGTGTGCTTCTACTTATACCTGTATAATGGGGGGCGTGTTCGCACCTCAAGTGCTTAACATGTGAATAGCTGATGGGTCCCTAAAGTGTCCTTAcgaggctgctgatggaggagggcTGATGGGTCATTAAGTGTTCTTAagaggctgctgatggaggagggcTGATGGGTCATTAAGTGTTCTTAagaggctgctgatggaggagggaggtactctaaaatttgtaagattgggttttaagatttttaaaagacaaaatttctttaaaattacAAGTTTAAATTACAAGTTTAAGTTAATGACTACtacttatataatatacaaataattcTACAGCAGGTTGTTATACATCTATAAACATACAAATGAATGCAACTGTTGAATTTAAGAGGTAACTAATAAGGTAACTTGCATTTTGACGTTTTAACTTGCCCCGGTCAATTCAGCTacatttattctgcattttctgttCAGATACACACCAGTTTAAGGATAGCATCATAATCTATCAGTGCTAGGTAAATTTTACTAACCAGAGCTTCTTGGTTAACACACCTCCTAACTCCCCAACCAAAGGTTTTAGAAAGCccaaaatgtgtcaatctgtctgtctaATAAACCTACTTATACCGAGAAATACCTAGGTCGGGGTATTTTTTTCGTTACAtgttgaatggggagctatgcaCCTCAAGTGCTTAACATGTGAATAGCTGATGGGTCCCTAAAGTGTCCTTAcgaggctgctgatggaggagggaggtactctaaaatttgtaagattgggttttaatctttttaaaagacaaagttagttttaattcaaaaacatgaaatatacacTTTTGTTAACATAGACACTTTGGTTAACACACCTCCTAACTCTCTAACCAAACGCTGGCCCTTATAAACGCACTGacgcaaataaagctaaatatctCGGCCACAGTAAGTCCTAAAATCACCAAAATTGTATGGCTATATCGGACAAATTTTACAATGTTAGCtatcatccatataaatagttaattttatgtctgaaaaaaaaatagaaaatctgaaaagcgcctaaaaatgttcctgtttttttaccatattttggccattacatgttcaattgaataattaaagtgtcttaaatgaattgtgtaaaggcttttaagtaatattaattcatagatttGACTCTGagttatttaatattggagtgataagccttcaaatgtgagtatgtaatttcaggcggaaaatggtaaaataggcttggagcttaagaggttaaataatCGTCTAGTACCAGGTCACCAAATATTAAAGGAATGTttatcaaacacagtgtttgtgaTAAATTTAACCCCATGTCCTCCAGATTCAAAATTTATATTTGTTGGCTTGTTTGTCTTCTCCAGATAGCCATAATTGAAAGCATATATCCTGTTTAACAAGCCATCTTTACAGATGAAATGTTCAAATAGCAATTTGACCTCAAATTGACCAACCCCTTCCAAAATATCATGCATGATGTCAACAGCATAATTTTCTGCAATATTGAAATATTGCAGTGTATT includes the following:
- the LOC125801676 gene encoding uncharacterized protein LOC125801676, which translates into the protein MNELEEQTAESPLLIQEHTAEATLPTACSLLLIKDQEALMAPCPVCKKMLSSISAHLSTVHHVENVEEKKILIQLANQKVSILTSPCPVPGCGYQKTRLDRHLTSCHRDLSDQARERYIQMAQRIKAITLLRELRASSPNVPMATRLDLAAADESSTPDYDQVLESAKSGVLDISCRLGMGQQVEESQQTLFRYVCEAILLKEHQLAESAVLNFKVEHWVSRTPSTSGIFLEHFDISLTPQHEEWLEMYFTHIRSWRVKKSSPDVHDGGIFFLSQKGVPVVNLPNDMKRLWELYPQASGTDLPAVAPVAPLPAVAPASSCQPSSAAGSEEGDDEQPSCSDAVGQATGQPQAPKRDHSPSSSSIARKRRAKSTWLSFLDLFPVTVHATTPTCEEIVGGGFDCESFRYFHNKWRTVQREQRIQYILDKCKFRNRPSEARVYHRLRAENWSANCPSAMDVVKSWLPVKEHIKSPDIIRRIQEQSWKGLCLKDFGPPKNKGVIATMPFSKGEVVCDYHGEYVTQEEENRRMQQLFNEACYVFFFAGRGEKFCIDAQHSPCQCHPHQDTFGRWMNHSRRSPNVKPHMFKLPLTEGTRWHPIFLALTDIQVNEELLWDYGVLSDEGLGGETVGLDWLNT